In Comamonas sp. lk, the following proteins share a genomic window:
- the atpD gene encoding F0F1 ATP synthase subunit beta has translation MAQVQGKIVQCIGAVVDVEFAHGQVPKVYDALKLEGSALTLEVQQQLGDGVVRTIALGSSDGIKRGLMVTNTGNPITVPVGKATLGRIMDVLGNPIDERGDVDQTLTAPIHRKAPAYDELSPSQELLETGIKVIDLISPFAKGGKVGLFGGAGVGKTVNMMELINNIAKGHGGLSVFAGVGERTREGNDFYHEMSDAGVVNQESLGDSKVAMVYGQMNEPPGNRLRVALTGLTMAEAFRDEGKDVLFFVDNIYRYTLAGTEVSALLGRMPSAVGYQPTLAEEMGKLQERITSTKVGSITSIQAVYVPADDLTDPSPATTFAHLDSTVVLSRDIASLGIYPAVDPLDSTSRQLDPQVVGEEHYTVARQVQGTLQRYKELRDIIAILGMDELAPEDKLTVSRARKIQRFLSQPFHVAEVFTGAPGKYVALAETIRGFKMICAGEADHLPEQAFYMVGTIDEAFEKAKKLAA, from the coding sequence ATGGCTCAAGTACAAGGCAAGATTGTTCAATGTATCGGCGCCGTGGTGGACGTGGAGTTCGCTCACGGCCAGGTGCCCAAGGTGTATGACGCCTTGAAGCTGGAAGGTTCGGCCCTGACCCTGGAAGTTCAGCAACAGCTGGGCGACGGCGTGGTGCGTACCATTGCCCTGGGTTCTTCGGACGGCATCAAGCGCGGTCTGATGGTGACTAACACCGGCAACCCCATCACCGTGCCCGTGGGCAAGGCGACTCTGGGTCGTATCATGGACGTGCTGGGTAACCCCATCGACGAACGTGGCGACGTGGACCAGACCCTGACGGCCCCCATCCACCGCAAGGCTCCTGCGTACGACGAACTGTCGCCTTCGCAAGAACTGCTGGAAACCGGCATCAAGGTGATCGACTTGATCTCTCCTTTCGCCAAGGGCGGCAAGGTGGGTCTGTTCGGTGGCGCCGGTGTGGGCAAGACCGTGAACATGATGGAACTCATCAACAACATCGCCAAGGGCCACGGTGGTCTGTCGGTGTTTGCTGGTGTGGGCGAGCGTACCCGTGAAGGTAACGACTTCTATCACGAAATGTCGGACGCCGGCGTGGTGAACCAAGAGTCGCTGGGCGACTCCAAGGTCGCCATGGTGTACGGTCAGATGAACGAGCCCCCAGGAAACCGTCTGCGCGTTGCGCTGACCGGCCTGACCATGGCCGAAGCTTTCCGTGACGAAGGCAAGGACGTTCTGTTCTTCGTGGACAACATCTACCGCTACACACTGGCCGGTACAGAAGTGTCCGCTCTGCTGGGCCGTATGCCTTCCGCCGTGGGCTACCAGCCTACTCTGGCTGAAGAAATGGGCAAGCTGCAAGAGCGTATTACGTCCACCAAGGTCGGTTCGATCACTTCCATCCAAGCCGTTTACGTGCCTGCCGATGACTTGACCGATCCTTCGCCTGCTACGACGTTTGCTCACTTGGACTCCACCGTCGTGCTGTCCCGTGACATCGCTTCGCTGGGTATCTACCCCGCTGTGGATCCTCTGGACTCCACCAGCCGCCAACTGGACCCCCAAGTGGTGGGCGAAGAGCACTACACCGTGGCCCGCCAAGTGCAGGGCACGCTGCAGCGCTACAAGGAACTGCGCGACATCATCGCGATTCTGGGTATGGACGAGCTGGCTCCTGAAGACAAGCTCACCGTGTCCCGCGCTCGCAAGATCCAGCGTTTCCTGTCGCAGCCTTTCCACGTGGCCGAAGTGTTCACTGGCGCTCCTGGCAAGTACGTGGCTCTGGCCGAAACCATCCGTGGTTTCAAGATGATCTGCGCCGGCGAAGCCGACCACCTGCCCGAGCAGGCCTTCTACATGGTTGGTACCATCGACGAAGCCTTCGAGAAGGCCAAGAAGCTGGCCGCCTAA
- the lipB gene encoding lipoyl(octanoyl) transferase LipB, whose product MDLRILGRTGYENTVAAMQEFTRTRNASTRDELWICEHTPHFTQGLAGKVDHLLQPGDIPVVATNRGGQVTYHGPGQVVAYPLLDLQRSGYFVKEYVYRLEDAVIRTLDHFGVTGHRVAGAPGIYVRLDDPRSHAMLEQRPQHREPGSPVPEPHFEGLGKIAALGIKVSRHSTYHGVAFNVDMDLEPYLRINPCGYAGLKTVDLSTIGIKTTWDEAAHVLGHQLQKRLSP is encoded by the coding sequence ATGGATCTGCGCATCCTGGGCCGCACGGGCTATGAAAACACGGTCGCAGCCATGCAGGAATTCACGCGCACGCGCAATGCATCTACGCGTGATGAGCTATGGATTTGTGAGCACACACCGCATTTCACACAAGGGCTTGCAGGCAAAGTCGACCATTTGCTGCAGCCCGGAGACATTCCCGTGGTGGCCACCAATCGTGGCGGGCAGGTGACTTATCACGGCCCGGGCCAGGTGGTGGCCTATCCGTTGCTGGATCTGCAGCGCAGCGGCTATTTCGTCAAGGAATACGTGTACCGCCTGGAAGATGCCGTGATCCGCACCCTGGATCACTTTGGCGTGACCGGCCACCGCGTGGCGGGCGCTCCCGGCATCTATGTACGCCTGGATGACCCGCGCAGCCATGCCATGCTCGAGCAGCGCCCGCAGCACCGCGAGCCGGGCAGCCCTGTGCCCGAGCCACATTTCGAGGGTCTGGGCAAGATTGCGGCCCTGGGCATCAAAGTGAGCCGCCACAGCACCTACCACGGAGTGGCCTTCAATGTCGACATGGATTTGGAACCTTATTTGCGAATCAACCCTTGCGGATATGCAGGACTGAAGACAGTGGACCTTTCTACAATCGGCATCAAGACAACCTGGGATGAGGCCGCGCACGTGCTTGGCCACCAGCTGCAAAAACGGCTATCCCCGTAG
- the atpB gene encoding F0F1 ATP synthase subunit A — MAADAHAPTASEYIVHHLQHLQNIKQKSVIDFSVINYDSIAVAGILGLLGIFVLWLAARKATSGVPGRFQAAVEMLVEMVDNQAKANIHNAESRKFIAPLALTVFVWIFLMNAMDMLPVDLLPVLWQGATADSHAYLRVVPTADLSTTLGLSTAVLILCLYYSVKIKGLGGWAHELVSAPFGTSKNPVFALILGVVNLLMQIIEYVAKTVSHGMRLFGNMYAGELVFMLIALMGGAAAMSLSGVLLPVGHIIAGTIWAIFHILVITLQAFIFMMLTLIYLGQAHEAH; from the coding sequence ATGGCCGCTGATGCGCACGCCCCAACTGCAAGTGAATACATCGTTCACCACTTGCAACACCTGCAAAACATCAAGCAGAAGTCCGTCATCGATTTCTCAGTTATCAACTACGACTCCATCGCAGTAGCTGGCATTCTGGGTCTGCTGGGCATCTTTGTGCTCTGGCTGGCTGCCCGCAAGGCGACTTCCGGTGTTCCAGGCCGCTTCCAGGCTGCCGTGGAAATGCTGGTTGAAATGGTGGATAATCAGGCCAAGGCCAATATCCACAACGCCGAATCTCGCAAATTCATCGCTCCTCTGGCACTGACCGTGTTTGTCTGGATTTTCCTGATGAACGCCATGGACATGCTGCCCGTGGATCTGCTGCCTGTGCTGTGGCAAGGCGCTACTGCTGACTCTCACGCTTATCTGCGTGTCGTGCCTACGGCCGATCTGTCCACCACGCTGGGCCTGTCGACTGCCGTGCTGATCCTGTGCCTGTACTACAGCGTCAAGATCAAGGGCCTGGGCGGCTGGGCGCACGAGCTGGTGTCCGCACCGTTCGGCACCTCCAAGAATCCTGTCTTCGCCCTGATCCTGGGCGTGGTCAATCTGCTGATGCAGATTATTGAATACGTTGCCAAGACGGTTTCGCACGGTATGCGACTGTTCGGCAACATGTACGCTGGTGAGCTGGTGTTCATGCTGATTGCCCTGATGGGTGGTGCGGCGGCTATGTCGCTCTCTGGTGTGTTGCTCCCCGTGGGGCACATCATTGCAGGCACGATCTGGGCGATCTTCCACATCTTGGTGATTACCCTGCAAGCCTTCATTTTCATGATGCTGACGCTGATTTATCTCGGCCAAGCACATGAAGCTCACTGA
- the atpA gene encoding F0F1 ATP synthase subunit alpha: protein MQLNPAEISELIKSRIEGLAASTDVRNQGTVVSVTDGIVRVHGLSDVMAGEMLEFPAGADGQPSYGLALNLERDSVGAVILGAYEHISEGATVKCTGRILEVPVGPELVGRVVNALGQPIDGKGPINAKMTDVIEKVAPGVIARQSVDQPLQTGIKSIDSMVPVGRGQRELIIGDRQTGKTAVAIDAIINQKGQGVTCIYVAIGQKASSVKNVVRALEQAGAMEYTIVVAATASESAAMQYVSAYSGCTMGEYFRDRGEDALIVYDDLSKQAVAYRQVSLLLRRPPGREAFPGDVFYLHSRLLERAARVNADYVEAFTKGAVKGKTGSLTALPIIETQAGDVSAFVPTNVISITDGQIFLETSLFNAGIRPAINAGISVSRVGGAAQTKLVKGLSGGIRTDLAQYRELAAFAQFASDLDEATRKQLDRGARVTELLKQAQYSPLSTALMGTSLFAVNKGFMDDIEVKQVLAFEAGLHQFLKTSHGALLDRLNEKRAFDKEGKDEAELTAAVAAFKKSFA from the coding sequence ATGCAACTCAATCCCGCAGAAATTTCTGAATTGATCAAGAGCCGCATCGAAGGGCTGGCTGCAAGCACTGACGTCCGTAACCAAGGCACTGTGGTGTCGGTTACCGACGGTATCGTGCGCGTGCACGGCCTGTCCGACGTGATGGCTGGCGAAATGCTGGAATTCCCCGCAGGCGCCGATGGCCAACCTTCCTATGGTCTGGCTCTGAACCTGGAACGCGACTCCGTTGGCGCCGTGATCCTGGGTGCTTACGAGCACATCTCCGAAGGCGCTACCGTCAAGTGCACGGGCCGTATTCTGGAAGTGCCCGTGGGCCCCGAACTGGTCGGCCGTGTGGTGAATGCTCTGGGTCAGCCTATCGACGGCAAGGGTCCCATCAACGCCAAGATGACCGACGTGATCGAAAAGGTTGCGCCTGGTGTGATCGCACGTCAATCCGTGGATCAGCCTCTGCAAACCGGTATCAAGTCCATCGACTCCATGGTGCCCGTGGGCCGTGGTCAGCGCGAACTGATCATTGGTGACCGTCAGACCGGCAAGACTGCCGTGGCTATCGACGCCATCATCAACCAAAAGGGTCAGGGCGTTACCTGTATCTACGTTGCGATCGGCCAAAAGGCTTCTTCGGTCAAGAACGTGGTGCGCGCTCTGGAGCAAGCTGGCGCGATGGAATACACCATCGTTGTGGCTGCTACCGCCTCCGAATCTGCTGCCATGCAGTACGTGTCCGCCTACTCCGGCTGCACGATGGGCGAATACTTCCGTGACCGTGGCGAAGACGCTCTGATCGTTTATGACGATCTGTCCAAGCAAGCCGTGGCTTACCGTCAAGTATCGCTGCTGCTGCGCCGCCCACCAGGCCGCGAAGCTTTCCCTGGCGACGTGTTCTATCTCCACAGCCGTCTGCTCGAACGCGCCGCTCGCGTGAACGCCGACTACGTGGAAGCCTTCACCAAGGGTGCCGTGAAGGGCAAGACCGGTTCTCTGACCGCTCTGCCTATCATCGAAACCCAAGCCGGTGACGTGTCTGCCTTCGTGCCTACCAACGTGATTTCGATCACCGACGGTCAGATCTTCCTGGAAACCAGCCTGTTCAACGCCGGTATCCGTCCCGCTATCAACGCCGGTATCTCGGTGTCCCGCGTGGGTGGTGCTGCTCAGACCAAGCTGGTCAAGGGCCTGTCCGGCGGTATCCGTACCGACTTGGCACAGTACCGTGAACTGGCTGCGTTCGCGCAGTTCGCTTCCGATCTGGACGAAGCAACCCGCAAGCAGCTGGACCGTGGCGCCCGCGTGACTGAATTGCTCAAGCAAGCTCAGTACAGCCCTCTGTCTACCGCCTTGATGGGTACCTCGCTGTTTGCCGTGAACAAGGGTTTCATGGACGACATCGAAGTCAAGCAAGTGTTGGCTTTCGAAGCTGGTCTGCACCAGTTCCTGAAGACCAGCCACGGTGCTCTGCTGGACCGCCTGAACGAAAAACGTGCTTTCGACAAGGAAGGCAAGGACGAAGCTGAATTGACCGCGGCTGTTGCTGCGTTCAAGAAGTCGTTCGCTTAA
- the atpE gene encoding F0F1 ATP synthase subunit C, with amino-acid sequence MENVLGLVALACGLIVGLGAIGASIGIALMGGKFLESSARQPELINELQTKMFILAGLIDAAFLIGVAIALLFAFANPFQLVA; translated from the coding sequence ATGGAAAACGTTCTCGGTCTCGTCGCTCTGGCTTGCGGTCTGATTGTTGGTCTGGGCGCTATCGGCGCTTCTATCGGTATCGCCCTGATGGGTGGCAAGTTCCTGGAATCCTCGGCACGTCAGCCTGAGCTGATCAACGAACTGCAAACCAAGATGTTCATCTTGGCTGGTCTGATCGACGCCGCCTTCCTGATCGGCGTGGCTATCGCTCTGCTGTTCGCTTTTGCCAACCCCTTCCAGCTGGTGGCCTAA
- a CDS encoding F0F1 ATP synthase subunit delta, with protein sequence MAELATIARPYAEALFKACADKGADLSSTVAWVEELAAIAANPQLRQLADSPNVSKTQVFDVIAGVAKSALPETAHNFLRVVLENGRLDVLPEVAAQFRSLVNSKSGSSDAVVFSAFPIEDAALAELGASLEKRFGRKLNLTVKLEESLIGGVRVVVGDEVLDTSVKARLEQMKAALTA encoded by the coding sequence ATGGCCGAACTCGCCACCATTGCCCGCCCTTACGCCGAAGCATTGTTCAAAGCCTGCGCCGACAAGGGCGCAGACTTGAGCAGCACTGTCGCCTGGGTGGAGGAATTGGCGGCGATTGCCGCCAATCCGCAATTGCGCCAACTGGCTGACAGCCCCAATGTGTCGAAGACTCAGGTGTTCGATGTCATCGCGGGTGTCGCCAAGTCGGCATTGCCCGAGACTGCGCACAATTTCCTGCGCGTAGTTCTCGAAAACGGCCGTCTGGACGTGCTGCCTGAAGTGGCAGCTCAGTTCCGCAGCCTCGTGAACAGCAAGAGCGGCTCTTCGGATGCCGTGGTGTTCAGCGCTTTCCCCATTGAGGATGCAGCGCTGGCCGAGCTGGGCGCTTCGCTGGAAAAGCGCTTTGGCCGCAAGCTGAACCTCACTGTGAAGCTGGAAGAATCGCTGATCGGTGGCGTTCGCGTCGTGGTGGGCGACGAAGTGCTGGACACTTCCGTCAAAGCCCGTCTGGAACAAATGAAAGCGGCCCTCACCGCGTAA
- the atpG gene encoding F0F1 ATP synthase subunit gamma produces MAAGKEIRGKIKSVENTKKITKAMEMVAASKMRKAQERMLAARPYSEKIRNIAANLGQANPEYVHPFMQVNDAKKAGVIVVTTDKGLCGGMNTNVLRVVTTKLRELQDAGVSTEAVAIGGKGLGFLNRVGAKVVSHATGLGDTPHLDKLIGPVKVLLDQYAEGKLNAVYLSYTKFINTMKQESVVEQLLPLSSEKLQAEKTGATWEYIYEPDAQSVIDELLVRYVESLVYQAVAENMASEQSARMVAMKAATDNAGSVIGELKLIYNKTRQAAITTELSEIVAGAAAV; encoded by the coding sequence ATGGCAGCAGGTAAGGAAATACGCGGCAAGATCAAATCGGTGGAAAACACCAAGAAGATCACCAAAGCCATGGAAATGGTGGCTGCATCCAAAATGCGCAAGGCGCAGGAACGGATGCTGGCTGCCCGTCCATACAGCGAAAAAATCCGCAACATTGCAGCCAACCTTGGTCAAGCCAACCCTGAATATGTGCATCCGTTCATGCAAGTGAACGATGCCAAGAAGGCCGGCGTCATCGTAGTGACGACCGACAAGGGCTTGTGCGGCGGCATGAACACAAACGTGTTGCGTGTCGTCACGACCAAGTTGCGCGAGCTGCAGGATGCGGGTGTTTCGACAGAAGCAGTGGCCATCGGCGGCAAGGGACTGGGTTTCCTGAACCGCGTCGGTGCCAAGGTGGTCTCCCACGCTACAGGCCTGGGTGACACGCCCCATCTCGACAAGCTGATCGGGCCGGTCAAGGTGCTGCTGGATCAATACGCTGAAGGCAAGCTGAACGCGGTGTACCTCTCGTACACCAAGTTCATCAACACCATGAAGCAAGAGTCGGTAGTGGAGCAATTGCTTCCACTGTCGTCCGAAAAATTGCAAGCCGAGAAGACGGGTGCAACCTGGGAATACATCTACGAACCTGACGCTCAAAGCGTCATTGACGAACTGCTGGTTCGTTACGTGGAATCCCTCGTGTACCAGGCAGTGGCGGAAAACATGGCGTCCGAGCAATCGGCGCGCATGGTGGCCATGAAGGCCGCAACCGACAACGCTGGCAGTGTCATTGGTGAGTTGAAGCTGATCTACAACAAGACGCGTCAGGCAGCGATTACGACCGAATTGTCGGAAATCGTGGCAGGCGCCGCCGCTGTGTAA
- a CDS encoding F0F1 ATP synthase subunit B: protein MSINATLFVQAIVFLILVLFTMKFVWPPIAKALDERAQKIADGLAAADKAKSELTAVNKRVEQELSQTRNETASRLADAERRAQAIIEEAKARASEEGNKIVAAARAEAEQQAIAAREALREQVAALAVKGAEQILRKEVNAGIHADLLNRLKTEL, encoded by the coding sequence GTGAGTATCAACGCGACCCTGTTCGTTCAGGCCATTGTTTTCCTGATCCTGGTGCTGTTCACGATGAAGTTCGTGTGGCCCCCGATTGCGAAGGCACTGGATGAGCGAGCCCAGAAAATCGCCGATGGCCTCGCTGCTGCCGACAAGGCTAAGTCCGAGCTGACCGCTGTTAACAAGCGTGTCGAGCAGGAACTGAGCCAGACGCGCAACGAAACAGCATCGCGGCTTGCGGACGCCGAGCGCCGCGCCCAGGCCATCATCGAAGAGGCCAAGGCCCGTGCGTCAGAAGAAGGCAACAAGATTGTTGCCGCTGCCCGCGCCGAAGCTGAACAGCAAGCCATTGCTGCCCGTGAAGCCCTGCGTGAGCAAGTGGCTGCATTGGCTGTGAAGGGCGCCGAGCAAATCCTCCGCAAGGAAGTGAATGCCGGCATCCACGCTGATCTGCTGAACCGCCTGAAGACAGAGCTGTAA
- a CDS encoding ATP synthase subunit I, which translates to MKNSATELQDEVEVDDFKPLTAQEASAWRQRFPQVSVWRIVWVQAVVGALVALIAWLVTGRASVGWSAAYGALAVVIPAALFARGMARQRPGDAGSAMVRIFGWELVKLVLCIAMLAAAPKLVPNLSWLALLAGLIVVMKTYWIALLVRSGVRKTEA; encoded by the coding sequence ATGAAAAATAGCGCCACTGAACTACAGGATGAGGTTGAAGTCGACGATTTCAAGCCCCTGACTGCACAAGAAGCCTCGGCATGGCGCCAGCGCTTCCCGCAGGTCTCGGTGTGGCGCATCGTCTGGGTTCAGGCGGTGGTTGGCGCTTTGGTAGCGTTGATCGCGTGGCTGGTGACAGGACGTGCTTCCGTGGGTTGGTCGGCCGCTTATGGTGCGCTGGCCGTAGTGATCCCGGCAGCATTGTTTGCAAGAGGCATGGCCCGCCAGCGTCCGGGAGACGCCGGAAGCGCCATGGTCAGAATTTTTGGCTGGGAACTGGTCAAGTTGGTGCTCTGCATTGCCATGTTGGCGGCAGCGCCCAAGCTGGTTCCCAACCTGAGCTGGTTGGCTTTGCTGGCCGGCTTGATTGTTGTAATGAAAACGTATTGGATTGCGCTGCTGGTGCGATCCGGTGTTCGAAAAACTGAAGCTTAA
- a CDS encoding DUF493 family protein, whose protein sequence is MSDTTPNTPTPAAGESVEDSRKDSLIEYPSQFPIKVMGLKDEHYVGEITKIAEQFDPDFDASSIELRPSAGGKYLGVTITVTATSREQLDNLYRALTSHPLVKVVL, encoded by the coding sequence ATGAGCGACACCACACCGAACACCCCGACTCCCGCTGCCGGCGAGAGCGTTGAAGACTCCCGCAAGGACTCGCTGATCGAGTACCCATCCCAGTTCCCCATCAAGGTCATGGGCCTCAAGGACGAGCACTACGTTGGCGAGATCACCAAGATTGCCGAGCAGTTCGATCCGGACTTCGATGCCAGCAGCATCGAGCTGCGCCCCAGCGCCGGCGGCAAATACCTGGGCGTGACCATTACCGTCACGGCCACCAGTCGCGAACAGCTGGACAACCTCTATCGTGCACTCACCTCTCACCCGCTGGTGAAGGTGGTGTTGTGA
- a CDS encoding F0F1 ATP synthase subunit epsilon — MNTIHVDVVSAEESIFSGEARFVALPGEAGELGIYPRHTPLITRIKPGSVRIEMPDGKEEFVFVAGGILEVQPNCVTVLSDTAIRGKDLDDEKAQKAKAAAEEALKNAKSELDLAKAQSELAVMAAQIAALRKFRQKR; from the coding sequence ATGAACACCATCCACGTTGATGTGGTCAGTGCCGAAGAGTCCATCTTCTCCGGTGAAGCGCGCTTTGTCGCTTTGCCCGGTGAAGCGGGCGAGTTGGGCATTTATCCCCGCCACACACCGCTGATCACCCGCATCAAGCCGGGTTCGGTTCGCATCGAGATGCCCGATGGCAAGGAAGAGTTTGTCTTCGTTGCCGGCGGCATTCTGGAAGTGCAACCCAACTGCGTGACCGTGCTGTCCGACACCGCCATCCGCGGCAAGGATCTGGACGATGAAAAGGCGCAAAAGGCCAAGGCTGCTGCCGAGGAAGCCCTGAAGAACGCCAAGAGCGAGCTGGACCTGGCCAAGGCCCAGTCCGAGCTGGCCGTCATGGCGGCTCAGATCGCTGCTCTGCGCAAGTTCCGCCAAAAGCGTTGA